A region from the Onthophagus taurus isolate NC chromosome 8, IU_Otau_3.0, whole genome shotgun sequence genome encodes:
- the LOC111425270 gene encoding kinesin-like protein KIF13A isoform X3 translates to MSTDKIKVAVRVRPFSRRELELGTECIVEMEKQQTILQHPSSLDKMERKNPKTFAFDHCFYSVDPHREDYASQEVVFECLGRDILDNAFQGYNACIFAYGQTGSGKSYTMMGSQDKNGIIPRLCDSLFELISQKQNSELTYKVEVSYMEIYNEKVHDLLDPKTNKQSLKVREHNVLGPYVDGLSQLAVTSFKDIETLMAEGNKSRTVASTNMNSESSRSHAVFTVILTQTLTDVKTGVSGEKQSRLSLVDLAGSERAVKTGAVGERLKEGSNINKSLTTLGLVISKLADQATSTKNRDKFVPYRDSVLTWLLKDNLGGNSKTVMVATISPAADNYEETLSTLRYADRAKRIVNHAVVNEDPNARIIRELQEEVAALKEMLKHATGSPVEDIQRVNIHQKLSESEKLYKEMSQTWEEKLMKTERIQNERQQTLEKMGISIQDSGIKVEKNKFYLVNLNADPSLNELLVYYLKERTVVGATGRGAEGEPDIQLSGLGIQPEHCLITIEDGLVFMEPFSNARSYINGSQIVKKTQLRHGDRIVWGNHHFFRVNCPKSIVSTSEPQTPAQNIDYNFARDELMLNELSNDPIQAAISRLEKQHEEDKQVALEKQRQEYERQFQQLRNIMSPSTPYPPYSYDPLRFGKNTPCTPTTQMRVEKWAQERDETFRRSINELKSGILKANALVQEANVLAEEMDLYAKFSVTLQIPPANLSPNRKKGAFVSEPAILVKRENFASQIWNMEKLENKLIDMREMYDEQKDKDNSLKDSILQSQAYKLNDLFESQENHNLIGVANVFLECLFADVVLDYHTPIISQQGEVSGRLQVELSRISGILPQDRDGEAASNTSDLASSEEDDDTSESSEITVRVHIKQASGLPLSLSNFVYCQYTFWNDRQSEPIVLPPLEPEPHSGNALRGHKDSMTFKFDHIKEFTVPITEEFLEHCTEGALSIEVWGHRSPGFSRSKPGWEVEQLTEQKLTKARSLADRWSELTRKIELWVEIQELNDIGEYVPVEVSNKGDVLTGGVYQLRQGQQRRIQVRVKPVQNSGTLPIICQTILKIEVGSITVRSRLQKPLDSYQEEDLTVLREKWSDALKRRKDYLDQQIKKLLDKSDKSEQDKEREQSLVDQWISLTEERNAVLVPTPGSGIPGAPAIWNPPAGMEPYVPVLFLDLNADDLTTNQSGESVSTTGKNSILSKEMGNMFYPLHILQHLEKDVCAVASWDSSIHDNVHLNKVTDANDRVYLILRITIRLSHPAPMELVLRKRIALNIYKRQSITDRLKRRIIRTDVITHTGVTYELVSNIPKASEELEDRESLAQLVASGEDTSLEDGETYIEKYTRGVSAVESILSLDRLRQSVAVKELQQAKGQPLMRKTASVPNFSHFMRMDMSTESLNISRSESVNELNSDILGNTTPLRPRTGGALGSILSARPTFLNLNLNLNSLRIQQPTGTTKLFSGMVSPANQKIGLRMTTLHEEQVPLPRKHSLDLIADESSETEDNESQEFTSYQRSHRSAKSTQEGRRSMTTSRTLDSLVELAPKITGTPSTSSSGYGSQTVSSSNLTLDDSMSLKSVSVDNTPDFEMRHAAVNLESVTEVSDRIPSDPDLFESSINEEPSSDGSFQAMNGNYNNITEETNAQVGGGVVKVNLSPGRVVRRVKKNGKGLGTNQQRASFPQIRPQLTDQESVLSEDSFHSSNDKIEDVGDNNFGSRPDLTKLADVPVPEWVVVGESILIRPYNSSGVVAYIGETEFANGTWVGVELDAPKGKNDGTVQGVKYFTCKPKHGMFVRADKLILDRRGRAMRMYKSESINNGKQNSKGETLPRSKSRSDGLHTKLK, encoded by the exons ATGTCGACGGATAAGATTAAAGTTGCGGTACGAGTCCGTCCTTTCAGCAGGAGAG AACTGGAGCTTGGAACGGAATGCATCGTGGAAATGGAAAAGCAGCAAACTATTTTGCAACATCCCTCGTCACTGGATAAAATGGAAAG aaaaaatccaaaaacgTTTGCATTCGATCATTGTTTTTATTCGGTCGACCCCCACAGGGAAGATTACGCATCTCAAGAGGTAGTGTTTGAATGTCTTGGTAGGGACATTTTAGACAATGCATTCCAAGGTTATAACGCTTGCATTTTTGCCTACGGCCAAACtg GTTCTGGTAAATCGTACACGATGATGGGTTCGCAGGATAAAAACGGGATTATCCCGCGATTATGCGATTCCCTATTTGAGTTGAtctcacaaaaacaaaattctgaATTGACGTATAAAGTGGAAGTGAGCTATATGGAGATATATAACGAGAAAGTTCACGATTTACTCGACccgaaaacaaataaacaatcACTAAAGGTGCGCGAACACAACGTATTAGGACCCTACGTTGATGGGCTCTCACAATTGGCTGTAACGTCATTCAAAGACATTGAAACTTTAATGGCCGAGGGTAATAAGTCTCGAACGGTTGCTTCGACGAACATGAACAGCGAATCGTCTCGATCTCACGCCGTTTTTACGGTCATTTTAACGCAAACTTTAACCGACGTCAAAACTGGCGTTTCCGGCGAAAAACAAAGCCGACTCTCGTTAGTCGATTTAGCCGGATCGGAAAGGGCTGTGAAAACTGGCGCGGTGGGCGAACGATTAAAAGAAGGctcaaacataaataaatcattaacaaCCTTGGGACTAGTTATATCCAAATTAGCCGATCAAGCTACGTCTACGAAAAATCGAGACAAATTCGTACCCTATCGCGATTCCGTGTTAACGTGGCTCTTAAAAGACAACTTGGGAGGTAACAGCAAAACCGTTATGGTCGCCACCATATCCCCCGCTGCCGATAATTACGAAGAAACATTATCTACCTTAAGATACGCAGATAGAGCTAAAAGAATCGTTAATCACGCCGTGGTTAACGAAGATCCTAATGCTCGCATTATCAGGGAATTACAAGAGGAAGTTGCTgctttaaaagaaatgttgaaacatgCTACA GGTTCTCCTGTAGAAGACATTCAAAGAGTAAATATTCATCAAAAACTAAGCGAAAGTGAAAAACTTTACAAAGAGATGTCTCAAACCTgggaagaaaaattaatgaaaacagAACGGATACAAAACGAAAGACAACAAACTCTAGAAAAAATGGGAATAAGCATTCAAGATTCGGGTATAAAggtggaaaaaaataaattttatctagttaatttaaatgctGATCCATCCCTAAATGaattattagtttattatttaaaagaaagaaCCGTCGTTGGAGCTACCGGACGTGGAGCTGAAGGTGAACCGGACATCCAACTTTCTGGGTTAGGAATTCAACCGGAACATTGTTTAATTACCATAGAAGATGGATTAGTTTTTATGGAACCGTTTTCCAACGCTCGATCGTACATAAATGGTTcccaaattgttaaaaaaacgcAATTAAGACACGGCGATCGAATCGTTTGGGGTAATCACCATTTCTTTAGGGTGAATTGTCCCAAATCGATTGTTTCAACATCGGAGCCGCAAACTCCAGCCCAAAATATCGATTATAATTTTGCGCGCGACGAATTAATGTTAAACGAATTAAGTAATGATCCGATTCAAGCGGCGATTTCGCGGTTGGAAAAACAACACGAAGAAGATAAACAAGTTGCGTTGGAGAAACAGCGCCAAGAATACGAACGACAATTTCAACAGTTAAGAAACATCATGTCTCCATCAACTCCATATCCGCCGTATTCTTATGACCCCCTTCGATTCGGTAAGAATACACCATGCACACCAACGACTCAAATGCGCGTTGAAAAATGGGCGCAAGAACGAGACGAAACGTTTAGAAGAAGTATTAACGAATTGAAATcgggaattttaaaagcaaaCGCTTTGGTACAAGAAGCTAATGTTCTCGCAGAAGAAATGGATTTGTACGCGAAATTTAGTGTCACTTTACAAATTCCGCCGGCTAATTTAAGCCCGAATAGAAAGAAAGGTGCGTTTGTAAGTGAACCGGCTATTTTGGTGAAACGCGAGAACTTTGCGAGCCAAATATGGAACATGGAAAAGTTGGAGAATAAATTAATCGATATGCGGGAAATGTATGATGAGCAAAAAGACAAAGATAATAGTCTTAAAGATTCCATTTTACAATCTCAAGCTTATAAATTGAACGATTTGTTTGAGTCCCAAGAAAATCATAATCTTATTGGTGTTGCTAATGTGTTCTTGGAGTGTCTTTTTGCGGACGTCGTTTTGGATTATCACACACCGATTATTAGTCAACAGGGTGAAGTTTCTGGGAGATTACAG GTGGAATTAAGTAGGATATCGGGAATATTACCGCAAGATCGAGATGGCGAAGCTGCATCAAACACCTCTGATCTTGCATCAAGCGAAGAAGACGATGATACATCAGAATCATCGGAAATAACAGTCCGCGTACACATTAAACAAGCATCCGGTTTGCCattatcgttatcaaattttgtttattgtcAGTACACGTTTTGGAACGATAGACAGTCTGAACCCATAGTGTTACCCCCTCTGGAACCGGAACCTCACTCCGGAAATGCTTTACGCGGCCATAAAGATTCAATGACGTTCAAATTTGATCACATCAAAGAATTTACTGTACCTATAACCGaagaatttttagaacatTGTACTGAAGGTGCTTTATCGATCGAAGTGTGGGGACATCGCAGTCCGGGATTTTCCAGGAGTAAACCTGGGTGGGAAGTTGAGCAACTCACCgaacaaaaattaacgaaaGCCCGCTCGTTAGCGGATCGTTGGTCGGaattaacaagaaaaattgaattatggGTTGAAATACAAGAATTGAACGATATTGGTGAATACGTACCGGTTGAAGTGAGCAATAAAGGCGATGTTTTAACCGGTGGGGTTTATCAATTACGTCAAGGCCAACAGCGCAGAATCCAAGTCCGCGTTAAACCGGTTCAAAATTCCGGAACACTTCCGATTATTTGTCAAACGATTTTAAAGATTGAAGTTGGTAGTATAACAGTTAGATCGCGTTTACAAAAGCCATTAGATTCGTATCAAGAGGAAGACTTGACGGTTTTGCGCGAAAAATGGAGCGACGCTTTAAAACGGCGTAAAGATTATTTAgatcaacaaataaaaaaattgttggatAAATCCGACAAATCCGAGCAAGATAAAGAAAGGGAACAAAGTCTTGTCGATCAATGGATTAGTTTAACCGAGGAACGAAACGCGGTTCTTGTTCCAACACCCGGTTCCGGAATTCCTGGTGCACCAGCCATTTGGAATCCACCCGCGGGAATGGAACCCTACGTCCCGGTTTTATTCCTCGACTTAAACGCCGACGATTTAACAACCAACCAATCAGGCGAATCCGTTTCGACAACCGGAAAAAACTCGATCCTTTCCAAGGAAATGGGCAACATGTTCTACCCACTACACATATTACAACATTTAGAAAAAGACGTATGCGCCGTCGCATCGTGGGATTCATCAATACACGATAACGTACATCTCAACAAAGTCACGGATGCCAACGATCGcgtttatttgattttaagaATAACAATTCGTCTATCGCATCCCGCCCCTATGGAGTTAGTACTTCGAAAAAGAATcgctttaaatatttataagcGACAAAGTATTACGGATCGGTTAAAACGGAGAATTATTCGCACGGATGTTATTACGCATACGGGTGTTACGTATGAATTAGTTTCTAACATTCCAAAAGCGAGCGAAGAACTTGAAGATCGAGAATCTTTAGCGCAATTAGTTGCTTCTGGAGAAGATACTTCTTTAGAAGATGGTGAAACATATATTG aaaaatatacaagaggAGTGAGTGCAGTTGAAAGCATCTTATCACTGGATAGGTTGCGACAGAGTGTAGCAGTGAAGGAACTTCAACAAGCTAAAGGACAACCGCTGATGAGGAAAACGGCAAGCGTACCAAACTTTTCTCAC TTCATGCGGATGGACATGAGCACGGAATCACTAAACATATCACGATCGGAGAGCGTCAATGAATTGAATAGCGACATTTTGGGCAACACGACACCGTTACGACCACGCACAGGTGGCGCTTTAG GCTCCATTCTTTCAG cCCGGCCGACGTTCCTAAATCTGAATTTGAATCTGAACTCGCTGCGTATACAGCAGCCTACAGGAACAACAAAAC tATTTTCCGGGATGGTATCCCCagctaatcaaaaaattggtTTGCGGATGACCACGCTTCATGAAGAGCAAGTCCCATTACCAAGAAAACATTCTTTGGATCTCATCGCAGACGAAAGCTCCGAGACTGAAGATAACGAAAGTCAGGAATTTACAAGTTATCAGCGTtcg CATCGTAGTGCAAAATCAACACAAGAAGGACGTCGCTCGATGACAACTTCGCGCACTTTAGACTCGTTGGTAGAGTTGGCACCGAAAATAACAGGTACCCCAAGCACAAGTTCCAGTGGTTATGGTTCCCAAACTGTCTCATCTAGCAATTTGACCCTTGATGATTCGATGTCTTTGAAGAGTGTGAGCGTTGATAACACCCCGGATTTTGAAATGCGCCACGCCGCCGTCAACTTGGAGTCCGTTACGGAAGTCTCCGATCGAATTCCCTCGGATCCCGATTTATTTGAAAGCTCCATTAATGAGGAACCGTCGTCGGATGGCTCTTTCCAAGCGATGAATGGGAATTATAACAACATTACGGAGGAGACTAATGCGCAAGTTGGTGGAGGGGTTGTTAAAGTGAATTTGTCACCTGGAAGGGTAGTCCGGAGGGTGAAGAAAAACGGCAAAGGTCTAGGTACTAATCAACAGAGGGCGTCTTTTCCCCAGATCCGTCCGCAATTAACTGATCAAGAAAGTGTGTTAAGTGAAGACAGTTTTCACAGCTCAAACGATAAAATAgaag ATGTTGGTGATAATAATTTTGGTTCCCGTCCCGATCTCACAAAACTAGCCGATGTACCAGTTCCCGAGTGGGTGGTAGTCGGCGAAAGTATCCTAATTCGTCCTTACAACTCGTCCGGAGTCGTTGCATACATTGGAGAAACGGAATTCGCTAATGGCACGTGGGTCGGCGTCGAATTAGACGCCCCGAAAGGAAAAAATGATGGCACCGTGCAAGGTGTTAAGTATTTCACGTGCAAACCAAAACATGGCATGTTTGTTCGAGCCGATAAATTGATCCTCGATCGCAGAGGTCGAGCCATGAGGATGTATAAATCTGAAAGTATTAATAACGGAAAACAAAACAGTAAAG gTGAAACGTTACCAAGATCAAAATCTAGAAGTGACGGCCTCCACacaaagttgaaataa
- the LOC111425270 gene encoding kinesin-like protein KIF13A isoform X6 codes for MSTDKIKVAVRVRPFSRRELELGTECIVEMEKQQTILQHPSSLDKMERKNPKTFAFDHCFYSVDPHREDYASQEVVFECLGRDILDNAFQGYNACIFAYGQTGSGKSYTMMGSQDKNGIIPRLCDSLFELISQKQNSELTYKVEVSYMEIYNEKVHDLLDPKTNKQSLKVREHNVLGPYVDGLSQLAVTSFKDIETLMAEGNKSRTVASTNMNSESSRSHAVFTVILTQTLTDVKTGVSGEKQSRLSLVDLAGSERAVKTGAVGERLKEGSNINKSLTTLGLVISKLADQATSTKNRDKFVPYRDSVLTWLLKDNLGGNSKTVMVATISPAADNYEETLSTLRYADRAKRIVNHAVVNEDPNARIIRELQEEVAALKEMLKHATGSPVEDIQRVNIHQKLSESEKLYKEMSQTWEEKLMKTERIQNERQQTLEKMGISIQDSGIKVEKNKFYLVNLNADPSLNELLVYYLKERTVVGATGRGAEGEPDIQLSGLGIQPEHCLITIEDGLVFMEPFSNARSYINGSQIVKKTQLRHGDRIVWGNHHFFRVNCPKSIVSTSEPQTPAQNIDYNFARDELMLNELSNDPIQAAISRLEKQHEEDKQVALEKQRQEYERQFQQLRNIMSPSTPYPPYSYDPLRFGKNTPCTPTTQMRVEKWAQERDETFRRSINELKSGILKANALVQEANVLAEEMDLYAKFSVTLQIPPANLSPNRKKGAFVSEPAILVKRENFASQIWNMEKLENKLIDMREMYDEQKDKDNSLKDSILQSQAYKLNDLFESQENHNLIGVANVFLECLFADVVLDYHTPIISQQGEVSGRLQVELSRISGILPQDRDGEAASNTSDLASSEEDDDTSESSEITVRVHIKQASGLPLSLSNFVYCQYTFWNDRQSEPIVLPPLEPEPHSGNALRGHKDSMTFKFDHIKEFTVPITEEFLEHCTEGALSIEVWGHRSPGFSRSKPGWEVEQLTEQKLTKARSLADRWSELTRKIELWVEIQELNDIGEYVPVEVSNKGDVLTGGVYQLRQGQQRRIQVRVKPVQNSGTLPIICQTILKIEVGSITVRSRLQKPLDSYQEEDLTVLREKWSDALKRRKDYLDQQIKKLLDKSDKSEQDKEREQSLVDQWISLTEERNAVLVPTPGSGIPGAPAIWNPPAGMEPYVPVLFLDLNADDLTTNQSGESVSTTGKNSILSKEMGNMFYPLHILQHLEKDVCAVASWDSSIHDNVHLNKVTDANDRVYLILRITIRLSHPAPMELVLRKRIALNIYKRQSITDRLKRRIIRTDVITHTGVTYELVSNIPKASEELEDRESLAQLVASGEDTSLEDGETYIEKYTRGVSAVESILSLDRLRQSVAVKELQQAKGQPLMRKTASVPNFSHFMRMDMSTESLNISRSESVNELNSDILGNTTPLRPRTGGALVFSGMVSPANQKIGLRMTTLHEEQVPLPRKHSLDLIADESSETEDNESQEFTSYQRSHRSAKSTQEGRRSMTTSRTLDSLVELAPKITGTPSTSSSGYGSQTVSSSNLTLDDSMSLKSVSVDNTPDFEMRHAAVNLESVTEVSDRIPSDPDLFESSINEEPSSDGSFQAMNGNYNNITEETNAQVGGGVVKVNLSPGRVVRRVKKNGKGLGTNQQRASFPQIRPQLTDQESVLSEDSFHSSNDKIEDVGDNNFGSRPDLTKLADVPVPEWVVVGESILIRPYNSSGVVAYIGETEFANGTWVGVELDAPKGKNDGTVQGVKYFTCKPKHGMFVRADKLILDRRGRAMRMYKSESINNGKQNSKGETLPRSKSRSDGLHTKLK; via the exons ATGTCGACGGATAAGATTAAAGTTGCGGTACGAGTCCGTCCTTTCAGCAGGAGAG AACTGGAGCTTGGAACGGAATGCATCGTGGAAATGGAAAAGCAGCAAACTATTTTGCAACATCCCTCGTCACTGGATAAAATGGAAAG aaaaaatccaaaaacgTTTGCATTCGATCATTGTTTTTATTCGGTCGACCCCCACAGGGAAGATTACGCATCTCAAGAGGTAGTGTTTGAATGTCTTGGTAGGGACATTTTAGACAATGCATTCCAAGGTTATAACGCTTGCATTTTTGCCTACGGCCAAACtg GTTCTGGTAAATCGTACACGATGATGGGTTCGCAGGATAAAAACGGGATTATCCCGCGATTATGCGATTCCCTATTTGAGTTGAtctcacaaaaacaaaattctgaATTGACGTATAAAGTGGAAGTGAGCTATATGGAGATATATAACGAGAAAGTTCACGATTTACTCGACccgaaaacaaataaacaatcACTAAAGGTGCGCGAACACAACGTATTAGGACCCTACGTTGATGGGCTCTCACAATTGGCTGTAACGTCATTCAAAGACATTGAAACTTTAATGGCCGAGGGTAATAAGTCTCGAACGGTTGCTTCGACGAACATGAACAGCGAATCGTCTCGATCTCACGCCGTTTTTACGGTCATTTTAACGCAAACTTTAACCGACGTCAAAACTGGCGTTTCCGGCGAAAAACAAAGCCGACTCTCGTTAGTCGATTTAGCCGGATCGGAAAGGGCTGTGAAAACTGGCGCGGTGGGCGAACGATTAAAAGAAGGctcaaacataaataaatcattaacaaCCTTGGGACTAGTTATATCCAAATTAGCCGATCAAGCTACGTCTACGAAAAATCGAGACAAATTCGTACCCTATCGCGATTCCGTGTTAACGTGGCTCTTAAAAGACAACTTGGGAGGTAACAGCAAAACCGTTATGGTCGCCACCATATCCCCCGCTGCCGATAATTACGAAGAAACATTATCTACCTTAAGATACGCAGATAGAGCTAAAAGAATCGTTAATCACGCCGTGGTTAACGAAGATCCTAATGCTCGCATTATCAGGGAATTACAAGAGGAAGTTGCTgctttaaaagaaatgttgaaacatgCTACA GGTTCTCCTGTAGAAGACATTCAAAGAGTAAATATTCATCAAAAACTAAGCGAAAGTGAAAAACTTTACAAAGAGATGTCTCAAACCTgggaagaaaaattaatgaaaacagAACGGATACAAAACGAAAGACAACAAACTCTAGAAAAAATGGGAATAAGCATTCAAGATTCGGGTATAAAggtggaaaaaaataaattttatctagttaatttaaatgctGATCCATCCCTAAATGaattattagtttattatttaaaagaaagaaCCGTCGTTGGAGCTACCGGACGTGGAGCTGAAGGTGAACCGGACATCCAACTTTCTGGGTTAGGAATTCAACCGGAACATTGTTTAATTACCATAGAAGATGGATTAGTTTTTATGGAACCGTTTTCCAACGCTCGATCGTACATAAATGGTTcccaaattgttaaaaaaacgcAATTAAGACACGGCGATCGAATCGTTTGGGGTAATCACCATTTCTTTAGGGTGAATTGTCCCAAATCGATTGTTTCAACATCGGAGCCGCAAACTCCAGCCCAAAATATCGATTATAATTTTGCGCGCGACGAATTAATGTTAAACGAATTAAGTAATGATCCGATTCAAGCGGCGATTTCGCGGTTGGAAAAACAACACGAAGAAGATAAACAAGTTGCGTTGGAGAAACAGCGCCAAGAATACGAACGACAATTTCAACAGTTAAGAAACATCATGTCTCCATCAACTCCATATCCGCCGTATTCTTATGACCCCCTTCGATTCGGTAAGAATACACCATGCACACCAACGACTCAAATGCGCGTTGAAAAATGGGCGCAAGAACGAGACGAAACGTTTAGAAGAAGTATTAACGAATTGAAATcgggaattttaaaagcaaaCGCTTTGGTACAAGAAGCTAATGTTCTCGCAGAAGAAATGGATTTGTACGCGAAATTTAGTGTCACTTTACAAATTCCGCCGGCTAATTTAAGCCCGAATAGAAAGAAAGGTGCGTTTGTAAGTGAACCGGCTATTTTGGTGAAACGCGAGAACTTTGCGAGCCAAATATGGAACATGGAAAAGTTGGAGAATAAATTAATCGATATGCGGGAAATGTATGATGAGCAAAAAGACAAAGATAATAGTCTTAAAGATTCCATTTTACAATCTCAAGCTTATAAATTGAACGATTTGTTTGAGTCCCAAGAAAATCATAATCTTATTGGTGTTGCTAATGTGTTCTTGGAGTGTCTTTTTGCGGACGTCGTTTTGGATTATCACACACCGATTATTAGTCAACAGGGTGAAGTTTCTGGGAGATTACAG GTGGAATTAAGTAGGATATCGGGAATATTACCGCAAGATCGAGATGGCGAAGCTGCATCAAACACCTCTGATCTTGCATCAAGCGAAGAAGACGATGATACATCAGAATCATCGGAAATAACAGTCCGCGTACACATTAAACAAGCATCCGGTTTGCCattatcgttatcaaattttgtttattgtcAGTACACGTTTTGGAACGATAGACAGTCTGAACCCATAGTGTTACCCCCTCTGGAACCGGAACCTCACTCCGGAAATGCTTTACGCGGCCATAAAGATTCAATGACGTTCAAATTTGATCACATCAAAGAATTTACTGTACCTATAACCGaagaatttttagaacatTGTACTGAAGGTGCTTTATCGATCGAAGTGTGGGGACATCGCAGTCCGGGATTTTCCAGGAGTAAACCTGGGTGGGAAGTTGAGCAACTCACCgaacaaaaattaacgaaaGCCCGCTCGTTAGCGGATCGTTGGTCGGaattaacaagaaaaattgaattatggGTTGAAATACAAGAATTGAACGATATTGGTGAATACGTACCGGTTGAAGTGAGCAATAAAGGCGATGTTTTAACCGGTGGGGTTTATCAATTACGTCAAGGCCAACAGCGCAGAATCCAAGTCCGCGTTAAACCGGTTCAAAATTCCGGAACACTTCCGATTATTTGTCAAACGATTTTAAAGATTGAAGTTGGTAGTATAACAGTTAGATCGCGTTTACAAAAGCCATTAGATTCGTATCAAGAGGAAGACTTGACGGTTTTGCGCGAAAAATGGAGCGACGCTTTAAAACGGCGTAAAGATTATTTAgatcaacaaataaaaaaattgttggatAAATCCGACAAATCCGAGCAAGATAAAGAAAGGGAACAAAGTCTTGTCGATCAATGGATTAGTTTAACCGAGGAACGAAACGCGGTTCTTGTTCCAACACCCGGTTCCGGAATTCCTGGTGCACCAGCCATTTGGAATCCACCCGCGGGAATGGAACCCTACGTCCCGGTTTTATTCCTCGACTTAAACGCCGACGATTTAACAACCAACCAATCAGGCGAATCCGTTTCGACAACCGGAAAAAACTCGATCCTTTCCAAGGAAATGGGCAACATGTTCTACCCACTACACATATTACAACATTTAGAAAAAGACGTATGCGCCGTCGCATCGTGGGATTCATCAATACACGATAACGTACATCTCAACAAAGTCACGGATGCCAACGATCGcgtttatttgattttaagaATAACAATTCGTCTATCGCATCCCGCCCCTATGGAGTTAGTACTTCGAAAAAGAATcgctttaaatatttataagcGACAAAGTATTACGGATCGGTTAAAACGGAGAATTATTCGCACGGATGTTATTACGCATACGGGTGTTACGTATGAATTAGTTTCTAACATTCCAAAAGCGAGCGAAGAACTTGAAGATCGAGAATCTTTAGCGCAATTAGTTGCTTCTGGAGAAGATACTTCTTTAGAAGATGGTGAAACATATATTG aaaaatatacaagaggAGTGAGTGCAGTTGAAAGCATCTTATCACTGGATAGGTTGCGACAGAGTGTAGCAGTGAAGGAACTTCAACAAGCTAAAGGACAACCGCTGATGAGGAAAACGGCAAGCGTACCAAACTTTTCTCAC TTCATGCGGATGGACATGAGCACGGAATCACTAAACATATCACGATCGGAGAGCGTCAATGAATTGAATAGCGACATTTTGGGCAACACGACACCGTTACGACCACGCACAGGTGGCGCTTTAG tATTTTCCGGGATGGTATCCCCagctaatcaaaaaattggtTTGCGGATGACCACGCTTCATGAAGAGCAAGTCCCATTACCAAGAAAACATTCTTTGGATCTCATCGCAGACGAAAGCTCCGAGACTGAAGATAACGAAAGTCAGGAATTTACAAGTTATCAGCGTtcg CATCGTAGTGCAAAATCAACACAAGAAGGACGTCGCTCGATGACAACTTCGCGCACTTTAGACTCGTTGGTAGAGTTGGCACCGAAAATAACAGGTACCCCAAGCACAAGTTCCAGTGGTTATGGTTCCCAAACTGTCTCATCTAGCAATTTGACCCTTGATGATTCGATGTCTTTGAAGAGTGTGAGCGTTGATAACACCCCGGATTTTGAAATGCGCCACGCCGCCGTCAACTTGGAGTCCGTTACGGAAGTCTCCGATCGAATTCCCTCGGATCCCGATTTATTTGAAAGCTCCATTAATGAGGAACCGTCGTCGGATGGCTCTTTCCAAGCGATGAATGGGAATTATAACAACATTACGGAGGAGACTAATGCGCAAGTTGGTGGAGGGGTTGTTAAAGTGAATTTGTCACCTGGAAGGGTAGTCCGGAGGGTGAAGAAAAACGGCAAAGGTCTAGGTACTAATCAACAGAGGGCGTCTTTTCCCCAGATCCGTCCGCAATTAACTGATCAAGAAAGTGTGTTAAGTGAAGACAGTTTTCACAGCTCAAACGATAAAATAgaag ATGTTGGTGATAATAATTTTGGTTCCCGTCCCGATCTCACAAAACTAGCCGATGTACCAGTTCCCGAGTGGGTGGTAGTCGGCGAAAGTATCCTAATTCGTCCTTACAACTCGTCCGGAGTCGTTGCATACATTGGAGAAACGGAATTCGCTAATGGCACGTGGGTCGGCGTCGAATTAGACGCCCCGAAAGGAAAAAATGATGGCACCGTGCAAGGTGTTAAGTATTTCACGTGCAAACCAAAACATGGCATGTTTGTTCGAGCCGATAAATTGATCCTCGATCGCAGAGGTCGAGCCATGAGGATGTATAAATCTGAAAGTATTAATAACGGAAAACAAAACAGTAAAG gTGAAACGTTACCAAGATCAAAATCTAGAAGTGACGGCCTCCACacaaagttgaaataa